A section of the Amycolatopsis sp. AA4 genome encodes:
- a CDS encoding DoxX family protein, translating to MPERVLDRAVPFVLGLFRVVVGLLFAAHGAASLFGVFGGGPKGATVEVGMWPSWYAAVIQLVCGLLVAFGLGTRIAALLASGSMAYAYFVVHQPDGLLPLQNHGEPAAMFCWAFLLLAFTGPGALAVDALFRKGSDDAGGARPVGGEARGVLSPVQVNPGAGD from the coding sequence ATGCCAGAGCGTGTGCTCGACCGGGCCGTCCCGTTCGTGCTCGGCCTGTTCCGCGTCGTCGTCGGCCTGCTCTTCGCGGCCCACGGCGCGGCATCGCTGTTCGGCGTTTTCGGCGGCGGTCCGAAGGGCGCAACCGTCGAGGTCGGCATGTGGCCGTCCTGGTACGCGGCGGTGATCCAGCTCGTCTGCGGCCTGCTGGTCGCCTTCGGCCTGGGCACTCGAATCGCGGCGCTGCTCGCGTCGGGATCGATGGCGTACGCGTATTTCGTCGTCCACCAGCCGGACGGCCTGCTGCCGCTGCAGAACCACGGCGAACCCGCGGCGATGTTCTGCTGGGCTTTCCTGCTGCTGGCCTTCACCGGACCGGGTGCACTGGCGGTGGACGCGCTGTTCCGGAAGGGTTCAGACGATGCTGGCGGCGCGCGCCCAGTGGGCGGCGAGGCGCGCGGCGTCCTGAGCCCGGTGCAGGTCAACCCCGGCGCGGGCGACTAG
- a CDS encoding 8-amino-7-oxononanoate synthase — protein MVSMHDWLTAAERDRHAAGLVRRTDDRRHPRASTLDLASNDYLSLSTDPRLRAAAVQAVEKYGAGAGASRVVTGTTPCHTELERELADLTGQPAALGFSSGYTANIGVITALGSPDTLLITDAHIHASLIDGARLSRSPVAICPHGDLDALAVLLRDRSQERAIVVVESIYSVLGDATDLVRTAALCAEYDAFLVVDEAHGIGVAGDGRGAVHAAGLAGAPHVAVTATLSKALGAQGGAVLGSPLLREHLVNTARTFIFDTGLAPAAAASAAEACRIIAAEPSRVEELHRAARAIADAAGVPRAPGAVQSIPADSPDQAVAAANQLYERDIVVGCFRPPSVPDGVSRLRLVARAGVDLHRAQDAARLAAHWARAASIV, from the coding sequence ATGGTGTCGATGCACGACTGGCTCACCGCCGCCGAACGGGACCGGCACGCCGCCGGTCTCGTCCGGCGGACCGACGATCGGCGGCATCCGCGAGCGTCCACATTGGACCTCGCGTCCAACGATTACCTGAGCCTCAGCACCGATCCGCGCCTGCGCGCGGCCGCCGTCCAAGCCGTCGAAAAGTACGGAGCGGGAGCCGGCGCGTCGCGAGTCGTCACCGGCACCACGCCGTGTCACACGGAGCTGGAACGCGAACTCGCCGACCTCACCGGACAACCGGCCGCGCTCGGGTTTTCCAGCGGCTACACGGCGAACATCGGCGTCATCACCGCGCTCGGTTCGCCGGACACGCTGCTGATCACCGACGCGCACATCCACGCGTCGCTGATCGACGGCGCCCGGCTGTCCCGCTCCCCCGTCGCGATCTGCCCGCACGGCGACCTGGACGCGCTCGCGGTGCTGCTGCGCGACCGGTCGCAGGAACGGGCGATCGTGGTGGTCGAATCGATCTATTCAGTGCTCGGCGATGCGACGGATCTGGTGCGCACCGCGGCATTGTGCGCGGAGTACGACGCCTTCCTGGTGGTCGACGAGGCACACGGCATCGGCGTCGCAGGCGACGGCCGGGGCGCGGTGCACGCGGCCGGTCTCGCGGGTGCGCCGCACGTCGCGGTGACTGCCACACTTTCGAAAGCACTGGGTGCCCAAGGCGGCGCGGTCTTGGGGTCGCCGCTGCTGCGCGAGCATCTGGTCAACACCGCGCGGACGTTCATCTTCGACACCGGCCTCGCCCCCGCCGCTGCGGCCAGCGCGGCGGAAGCGTGCCGGATCATCGCAGCCGAGCCTTCGCGGGTCGAGGAACTGCACCGAGCCGCTCGCGCGATCGCCGACGCCGCAGGAGTTCCGCGCGCGCCCGGTGCGGTGCAGTCGATCCCCGCGGACTCCCCGGACCAAGCCGTCGCCGCCGCGAACCAGCTGTACGAACGCGACATCGTCGTCGGCTGCTTCCGGCCGCCGAGCGTCCCGGACGGCGTATCCCGCCTCCGGCTAGTCGCCCGCGCCGGGGTTGACCTGCACCGGGCTCAGGACGCCGCGCGCCTCGCCGCCCACTGGGCGCGCGCCGCCAGCATCGTCTGA
- the bioB gene encoding biotin synthase BioB — protein sequence MFKTFDDLADRQLAGGVLDRTDARAVLEAPDEDVLGLVAAAGRLRRAHFGNKVKVNYLVNLKSGLCPEDCGYCSQRLGSSAQILKYSWLSAEETARQAGAGIQGGASRVCLVASGRGPSDRDVDRVAQAVEAVKSAHADVEVCACLGLLKDGQAEKLREAGVDAYNHNLNTSESRYSEICTTHGYDDRVDTVEKAKSAGLSACSGLIVGMGETDDELIDAIFALRDLGSDSIPVNFLMPFEGTPLAGTWELSPLRALRILALARFACPATEVRMAGGREMHLRSLQPLALHVVNSLFLGDYLTSEGQAAKADLEMIADAGFEVLGAGEQQQAAHTTPALRERGAGTAAAPNA from the coding sequence GTGTTCAAAACCTTCGACGACCTGGCCGACCGGCAGCTGGCCGGCGGCGTACTCGACCGCACCGACGCCCGCGCGGTGCTGGAAGCGCCGGACGAGGACGTGCTCGGCCTGGTCGCGGCTGCCGGGCGGCTGCGGCGCGCGCACTTCGGCAACAAGGTCAAAGTCAACTACCTCGTCAACCTGAAATCGGGCCTGTGCCCCGAGGACTGCGGGTACTGCTCGCAGCGGCTCGGGTCGTCCGCGCAGATCCTCAAGTACTCGTGGCTGTCCGCCGAGGAAACCGCGCGCCAGGCCGGCGCGGGCATCCAGGGCGGCGCGTCGCGGGTGTGCCTGGTCGCGAGCGGGCGCGGGCCGAGCGACCGCGACGTCGACCGGGTCGCGCAGGCCGTCGAGGCGGTGAAGTCCGCGCATGCCGACGTGGAGGTGTGCGCCTGCCTCGGGCTGCTCAAGGACGGCCAGGCCGAGAAGCTGCGCGAGGCCGGGGTCGACGCCTACAACCACAACCTCAACACGAGCGAGTCCCGGTACTCCGAGATCTGCACGACGCACGGGTACGACGACCGCGTCGACACCGTCGAAAAGGCCAAGTCCGCCGGGCTTTCCGCGTGTTCCGGCCTGATCGTCGGCATGGGCGAGACCGACGACGAGCTGATCGACGCGATCTTCGCGCTGCGCGACCTCGGCAGCGATTCGATCCCGGTCAACTTCCTGATGCCGTTCGAGGGAACACCGCTCGCCGGGACGTGGGAGCTGAGCCCGCTGCGCGCGCTGCGCATCCTCGCGCTGGCCCGGTTCGCTTGCCCGGCAACGGAAGTCCGGATGGCCGGCGGCCGCGAAATGCACCTGCGGTCGCTGCAGCCGCTCGCGCTGCACGTGGTCAACTCGCTGTTCCTCGGCGACTACCTGACCAGCGAGGGCCAGGCCGCGAAGGCCGACCTGGAGATGATCGCCGACGCCGGGTTCGAGGTCCTCGGCGCGGGCGAACAGCAGCAGGCCGCGCACACCACGCCGGCGCTGCGGGAACGCGGAGCGGGCACCGCCGCCGCGCCCAACGCGTGA
- a CDS encoding TetR family transcriptional regulator gives MSGVKVTRDQIVDRAYELLREAGLSSLSMRRVALDLGVQPGALYYHVANKQELLAAVAARILKGLPGVAKDPREAAEDFRTALLQVRDGAEVVSFVQAYRPDLLVPTHALRQLFTGKYDDRRAEWAARTVVHYVLGFVAEEQNHAELVRAGIVEEDPAHSGDSDEAFGFGIDAILSGLSG, from the coding sequence ATGAGCGGGGTGAAGGTGACGCGAGACCAGATCGTCGACCGGGCGTACGAGCTGCTGCGGGAAGCCGGGCTGAGCAGCCTGTCGATGCGGCGGGTGGCCCTCGACCTGGGGGTCCAGCCGGGCGCGCTGTACTACCACGTCGCCAACAAACAGGAGCTGCTCGCCGCCGTCGCCGCGCGGATCCTGAAGGGGCTGCCCGGGGTGGCGAAGGACCCGCGCGAGGCGGCCGAGGACTTCCGTACGGCCCTGCTGCAAGTCCGCGACGGGGCCGAGGTGGTGTCGTTCGTGCAGGCATACCGGCCGGATCTCCTGGTGCCCACGCACGCGCTGCGCCAGCTGTTCACCGGGAAGTACGACGACCGCCGCGCGGAGTGGGCCGCGCGGACGGTCGTCCACTATGTACTCGGGTTCGTCGCGGAGGAACAGAACCACGCGGAACTGGTGCGGGCCGGGATCGTGGAGGAAGACCCGGCGCACAGCGGGGATTCGGACGAGGCGTTCGGGTTCGGCATCGACGCGATCCTCAGTGGACTGTCCGGATGA
- a CDS encoding APC family permease → MTDTEEPQRRLEPGAFGYAVKRLFLGKPLINAQLTHERLSNATALGVLSPDAISSSAYGTEQILVELLPYAGLAAFSLVLPITGVILVILVLVAASYRQVVMAYTRAGGSYVVARENFGPRVAQVAAAALLIDYIVTVAVQTSAGTVAVVSAIPALGPYSLEITIAIVVLLCYANLRGLREAGRPFAVPTYLFTALMLVMIVVGLVKAMTVGLPTYDAAHLPGAVPVQHGDGLIAGATVLVLLRAFANGGSSLTGVEAISNTVSAFRSPRGLNARKVLVTMAVILGVLVGGVSLLASFTHATPYASGYPSVVSQEARAVFGDGWFGQAMFVAIQAATALILYTGANTSFNGFPFLASFVASDRFLPRQLTTRGHRLVFSNGILVLTVLAVALLFFSGGTVTALVPFYAIGVFTGFAMAGYGMTKHHLRLREQGWRFKLSVNLAAGILSTVVVGIFAIAKFTEGAWLVVVVFPILVFVLIRLNREYRAEAAVLERITANRANPTRYARHQVFVLVNTIDLAVLEALRYGNSLRPDKVTAVHFVIDAQAAERLRSRWEELGMKTSLRLIDVPDRRIARAAYTLVQKAIADAERTSITVLLPRRSYAPLLGRLLHDRTADRIARIVSRIPQAAATIVPYDVQTRIRTLMPHLPEERATAAIERLLTRIGSTQKEELTPSALAELRPGTDVCVDGRIQELTLSEEDTRGPVLTAQLTDDTATVALEFSQAHPDLEPGQVLRVAGRVADGTPLVIRDPVCHILEAAGEEEEDRSSAE, encoded by the coding sequence GTGACAGACACGGAAGAACCCCAGCGTCGCCTGGAACCCGGCGCGTTCGGGTATGCGGTGAAGCGGCTTTTTCTCGGCAAACCGCTCATTAACGCGCAATTGACGCACGAACGGCTTTCCAACGCGACCGCACTGGGCGTGCTTTCCCCGGACGCGATCTCGTCGTCGGCCTACGGCACCGAGCAGATCCTGGTCGAACTGCTCCCCTACGCCGGTCTCGCCGCGTTCAGCCTGGTGCTGCCGATCACCGGCGTGATCCTCGTCATCCTGGTGCTCGTCGCGGCGTCGTACCGGCAGGTCGTGATGGCCTACACGCGCGCGGGCGGGTCGTACGTCGTCGCGCGGGAGAACTTCGGGCCGCGCGTCGCGCAGGTCGCCGCGGCGGCGTTGCTGATCGACTACATCGTGACGGTCGCCGTGCAGACCTCGGCGGGCACGGTCGCCGTCGTGTCCGCGATCCCCGCGCTCGGGCCGTACAGCCTGGAAATCACCATCGCGATCGTCGTCCTGCTCTGTTACGCCAACCTGCGCGGCCTGCGCGAAGCCGGCCGTCCGTTCGCGGTCCCGACGTACCTTTTCACCGCACTGATGCTGGTGATGATCGTGGTCGGCCTGGTCAAGGCGATGACGGTCGGGCTGCCGACCTACGACGCGGCTCACCTGCCCGGCGCGGTGCCGGTCCAGCATGGGGACGGGCTCATCGCCGGTGCGACAGTTCTGGTGCTGTTGCGCGCTTTCGCCAACGGCGGATCATCGCTGACCGGTGTGGAAGCCATCTCCAACACGGTGTCCGCGTTCCGCAGCCCGCGCGGTCTCAACGCCCGCAAGGTTTTGGTCACGATGGCCGTGATCCTCGGCGTCCTGGTCGGCGGAGTCTCGCTGCTCGCCTCCTTCACGCACGCGACGCCGTACGCGAGCGGCTATCCGTCCGTGGTCTCCCAGGAAGCCCGTGCGGTGTTCGGCGACGGCTGGTTCGGGCAGGCGATGTTCGTCGCGATCCAGGCGGCGACCGCGCTCATCCTCTACACCGGGGCCAACACCAGCTTCAACGGCTTCCCGTTCCTCGCCAGTTTCGTGGCCAGCGATCGTTTCCTGCCCCGCCAGCTGACGACGCGCGGCCACCGGCTGGTGTTCTCCAACGGCATCCTCGTGCTGACCGTGCTCGCCGTCGCCCTGCTGTTCTTCTCCGGCGGCACGGTGACCGCACTGGTGCCGTTCTACGCGATCGGCGTGTTCACCGGCTTCGCCATGGCCGGATACGGCATGACCAAACACCATCTGCGCCTGCGCGAGCAGGGCTGGCGGTTCAAGCTCTCGGTCAACCTCGCCGCCGGGATTCTGTCCACTGTGGTCGTCGGCATTTTCGCCATCGCCAAGTTCACCGAGGGCGCGTGGCTGGTGGTCGTGGTGTTCCCGATCCTCGTGTTCGTCCTCATCAGACTCAACCGCGAGTACCGCGCCGAAGCCGCTGTGCTGGAACGCATCACCGCCAACCGCGCCAACCCGACGCGGTACGCGCGCCACCAGGTTTTCGTGCTGGTCAACACGATCGACCTGGCCGTGCTCGAAGCACTGCGATACGGCAACAGCCTCCGGCCGGACAAGGTGACCGCGGTGCACTTCGTGATCGACGCGCAAGCCGCCGAACGCCTTCGCTCCCGCTGGGAAGAACTCGGGATGAAAACGAGCCTGCGGCTGATCGACGTCCCCGACCGCAGGATCGCCCGCGCCGCGTACACGCTGGTGCAGAAGGCGATCGCGGACGCGGAGCGGACCAGCATCACCGTGCTGCTGCCGCGGCGAAGCTACGCGCCGCTGCTCGGGCGACTGCTGCACGACCGGACCGCCGACCGGATCGCCCGCATCGTCAGCCGCATCCCGCAGGCCGCGGCGACCATCGTGCCTTACGACGTGCAGACCCGGATCCGCACGCTCATGCCGCATCTGCCCGAAGAACGCGCCACCGCGGCGATCGAGCGGCTGCTCACCCGGATCGGCAGCACGCAGAAGGAGGAACTCACTCCCAGCGCTCTTGCCGAACTGCGTCCCGGCACTGACGTCTGCGTCGACGGGCGGATCCAGGAACTCACTCTGTCCGAAGAGGACACCCGGGGTCCGGTTCTCACCGCGCAGCTCACCGACGACACCGCGACGGTCGCCCTGGAATTCAGCCAAGCCCACCCCGACCTCGAACCCGGCCAGGTACTGCGCGTCGCCGGCCGCGTCGCCGACGGCACGCCGCTGGTCATCCGCGACCCGGTCTGCCACATCCTCGAAGCCGCCGGAGAAGAGGAGGAAGACCGCTCCAGCGCCGAATAG
- a CDS encoding bile acid:sodium symporter, whose translation MERHQVVIYLGALAVGALAGWLAPAAGPGLEPAINPVLAALLYVTFLQVPAAELGRSLRDGRFLGAALTVNFVVVPLVVAAMSVLFPAGQALRLGMLLVLLAPCVDYVIVFSGLAGGSSRRLLAATPLLLLAQMVLLPGFLFLFLGADLAQVVRAGPFLQAFLVLIALPLTLAWLTQAWAARRPTGRRFAAAAGTAMVPLMAATLAIVVASQIPKLHSGLGAVAGAVPFYVVFLVVMAFAGLGVARLFRLDVPAGRAIVFTGATRNSLVVLPLALALPDDLALAAVVVVAQTLVEVVGMVAYVRLVPRLLP comes from the coding sequence ATGGAGCGGCACCAGGTCGTCATCTACCTCGGCGCGCTCGCCGTCGGCGCACTCGCCGGCTGGCTCGCTCCGGCGGCCGGGCCGGGGCTGGAACCGGCGATCAACCCGGTGCTGGCGGCGCTGCTGTATGTCACCTTCCTGCAGGTGCCTGCCGCCGAACTGGGCCGTTCCCTGCGCGACGGCCGGTTCCTCGGCGCCGCGCTGACGGTGAACTTCGTCGTCGTGCCACTGGTCGTCGCGGCGATGTCCGTCCTCTTCCCGGCCGGGCAGGCGCTGCGGCTGGGCATGCTGCTCGTGCTGCTGGCCCCGTGCGTGGACTACGTGATCGTTTTCAGCGGCTTGGCCGGAGGCAGCAGCCGCCGCCTGCTCGCCGCGACGCCGCTGCTGCTGCTCGCGCAGATGGTCCTGCTGCCCGGATTCCTGTTCCTCTTCCTCGGCGCGGACCTGGCGCAGGTCGTGCGAGCCGGTCCGTTCCTCCAGGCGTTCCTGGTGCTGATCGCGCTCCCGCTGACCCTGGCCTGGCTCACCCAAGCCTGGGCGGCCCGCCGCCCGACCGGCCGCCGGTTCGCCGCCGCGGCCGGGACCGCGATGGTGCCGCTGATGGCGGCGACACTGGCGATCGTAGTGGCGTCGCAAATACCGAAACTCCACAGTGGACTCGGCGCAGTGGCCGGGGCCGTGCCGTTTTATGTGGTTTTCCTGGTGGTGATGGCTTTCGCGGGCCTAGGGGTGGCGCGGCTGTTCCGATTGGACGTTCCGGCTGGGCGGGCGATCGTTTTCACCGGGGCGACGCGGAACTCACTGGTGGTGCTTCCGTTGGCACTGGCGTTGCCTGATGACCTCGCGCTCGCGGCGGTCGTGGTGGTGGCGCAGACGTTGGTGGAGGTGGTCGGCATGGTGGCCTATGTCCGGCTAGTGCCTCGGTTGCTGCCGTAG
- a CDS encoding class I tRNA ligase family protein, protein MAASSSTRTTTLSGTRSPVRGRHRTELVIPNFSLRQRNPGPVGSRPPPDRTRRPPPRGAGFRALLSDLTANASRWTNAAERVHVLGKGILRFHAVYWPALLLSAGERLPDTIFVHDYLTVYGAKISKSAGNTVRPTDLIDQYGADAVRWWLLREVAPLGDTDFTEDRLIARADDELANGLGNLVHRVLSLARRTGRIVPAGPLRTVHSLADRIDAALADFDFRSATGALVQVIADANRYVEQTRPWALRGDELDQALGTVVSTCRELATELSPFLPDRAARLHAQLDRGEPARLYPRLRQQPRH, encoded by the coding sequence TTGGCTGCGAGCAGTTCTACACGGACGACAACGCTGTCTGGAACACGAAGTCCCGTTCGAGGTCGTCACCGAACAGAACTGGTTATTCCGAATTTCTCGCTACGCCAGCGAAATCCAGGCCCTGTTGGATCCCGGCCGCCTCCGGATCGAACTCGCCGCCCACCTCCGCGAGGTGCTGGGTTTCGCGCACTCCTGTCCGACCTCACCGCCAACGCGTCCCGCTGGACCAACGCGGCCGAGCGAGTGCACGTGCTCGGCAAGGGCATTCTGCGATTCCATGCCGTCTATTGGCCCGCGCTGCTGCTCTCCGCGGGCGAGCGCCTGCCGGACACCATCTTCGTGCACGACTACCTGACTGTCTACGGCGCGAAGATCTCCAAGAGCGCAGGCAACACCGTCCGTCCGACGGACCTAATCGACCAGTACGGCGCCGACGCCGTCCGCTGGTGGCTGCTCCGCGAGGTCGCACCGCTCGGCGACACCGACTTCACCGAAGACCGGCTGATCGCCCGCGCCGACGACGAACTCGCCAACGGTCTCGGCAACCTCGTGCACCGCGTGCTCAGCCTCGCCCGGCGCACCGGACGGATCGTCCCGGCTGGTCCACTAAGGACAGTGCACTCGCTCGCCGACCGGATCGACGCGGCACTCGCCGATTTCGACTTCCGTTCCGCCACCGGCGCTTTGGTGCAGGTGATCGCCGACGCCAACCGGTACGTCGAACAGACCCGACCCTGGGCGTTGCGCGGCGACGAACTGGACCAGGCACTCGGGACTGTCGTAAGCACTTGCCGGGAACTGGCCACGGAACTCAGCCCGTTCCTCCCGGACCGAGCCGCCCGGCTGCACGCGCAGCTCGACCGCGGGGAACCGGCGCGCCTGTACCCTCGGCTACGGCAGCAACCGAGGCACTAG
- a CDS encoding DinB family protein — protein MARRRDTPPPRTGSSETEVLRGFLDYLRTSVAAKVDGAPETEAHAAAVPSGTNLLGLLNHLTFVERSLLLGETVKNWPATFHTRDSVAEVVARYREAVKLANELLDDCPDLAAPLPGRDGPSVRWALTHLIEETGRHAGHADILRELIDGSTGR, from the coding sequence GTGGCTCGCCGTCGCGACACTCCGCCGCCTCGCACCGGAAGCAGCGAAACCGAAGTCCTGCGCGGATTTCTCGACTATCTCCGCACCTCAGTCGCCGCGAAGGTCGACGGTGCGCCGGAAACGGAAGCCCACGCCGCCGCGGTGCCGTCCGGGACCAACCTGCTCGGTCTGCTCAACCATCTGACTTTTGTGGAGCGATCGCTGTTACTCGGGGAGACCGTGAAGAACTGGCCCGCGACGTTCCATACCAGGGACAGCGTCGCCGAGGTCGTTGCCCGCTACCGGGAAGCGGTCAAGCTCGCCAACGAACTCCTCGACGACTGCCCCGATCTCGCCGCCCCGCTGCCGGGCCGCGACGGGCCGAGTGTGCGCTGGGCGCTGACGCACCTGATCGAGGAAACCGGACGGCACGCCGGACACGCCGACATTCTGCGCGAGCTGATCGACGGCAGCACCGGCCGCTGA